ACCGCACGCCTGCTGATGGACACCCTGCGTGCCGAAGGCCTGGGCTTCCTGAAAGTCGCCGACAGCGCCACCCACCACGAGATGGCTGACCTGTACGCCAAGGCCCTGCCGGCCTACATCGCCAAGGGTATCGAATTCGAATTGCTGAACCCGGTCCTGGCTACCTTCGACCTGGAAAAACTCGGCAAGGCGATCAACCACGAGCGCGACCAGCAGTTCACGTACCTGGGCCTGCAAACCCTGTACGACCGTTACTTCATCCACAAGGACGGTATCCGCTTCGAACTGCCGCAAGTGTTCTTCATGCGCGTGGCCATGGGCCTGGCGATTGAAGAGAAGCACAAAGAAGACCGCGCCATCGAGTTCTACAACCTGCTGTCGTCCTTCGACTACATGTCGTCGACCCCTACGCTGTTCAACGCCGGCACCCTGCGTCCACAGCTGTCGAGCTGCTACCTGACCACCGTGCCGGATGACCTGTCGGGCATCTACCACGCGATCCACGACAACGCCATGTTGTCCAAATTCGCCGGCGGCCTGGGCAACGACTGGACCCCGGTGCGTGCACTGGGTTCGTACATCAAGGGCACCAACGGCAAATCCCAGGGCGTTGTCCCGTTCCTGAAAGTGGTGAACGACACCGCTGTTGCAGTTAACCAGGGTGGCAAGCGCAAAGGCGCTGTGTGTGCCTACCTGGAAACCTGGCACATGGACATTGAAGAGTTCATCGAGCTGCGCAAGAACACCGGTGATGATCGCCGTCGTACCCACGACATGAACACCGCCAACTGGATCCCTGACCTGTTCATGAAGCGTGTCTTCGATGACGGCCCGTGGACCCTGTTCTCGCCATCCGAAGTACCGGACCTGCACGACCTGACCGGCAAGGCCTTCGAAGAGCGTTACGAGTACTACGAAGCCCTGTCCCAGTACCCAGGCAAGATCAAGCTGTTCAAGACCATCCAGGCCAAAGACCTGTGGCGCAAAATGCTCTCCATGCTGTTTGAAACCGGCCACCCATGGCTGACCTTCAAAGACCCGTGCAACCTGCGCAGCCCGCAGCAGCACGTGGGCGTGGTCCACAGCTCGAACCTGTGCACCGAGATCACCTTGAACACCAACAAGGACGAGATCGCCGTTTGCAACCTGGGTTCGATCAACCTGCCGAACCACATCGTCAACGGCAAGCTGGACACCGCCAAGCTGGAACGCACCGTGAACACCGCCGTACGCATGCTCGATAACGTTATCGACATCAACTACTACTCGGTGCCACAGGCGCAGAACTCCAACTTCAAGCACCGTCCGGTCGGCTTGGGCATCATGGGCTTCCAGGACGCGCTGTACCTGCAGCACATTCCTTACGGTTCGGACGCAGCGGTCGAGTTCGCCGACAAGTCCATGGAGGCGGTCAGCTATTACGCTATCCAGGCTTCCTGCGACCTGGCCGACGAGCGCGGCGCCTACGAGACGTTCCAGGGTTCGCTGTGGTCCAAAGGCATCCTGCCGCTGGATTCGCAACAGATCCTGATCGAGCAACGTGGCCAGAAGTACATCGACGTTGACCTGAACGAATCCCTGGACTGGGCGCCGGTACGTGCCCGTGTGCAGAAAGGCATTCGTAACTCCAACATCATGGCCATCGCACCGACCGCCACCATCGCCAACATCACTGGCGTATCGCAGTCGATCGAACCGACCTACCAGAACCTGTATGTGAAATCGAACCTGTCGGGCGAATTCACCGTGATCAACCCGTACCTGGTTCGCGACTTGAAAGCCCGCGGCCTGTGGGACTCGGTCATGATCAACGACCTGAAGTACTACGACGGTTCCGTGCAGCAGATCGAGCGCATCCCGCAAGAACTCAAAGAGCTCTACGCGACTGCCTTCGAAGTGGACACCAAGTGGATCGTTGACGCCGCCAGCCGTCGTCAGAAGTGGATCGACCAGGCTCAATCGCTGAACCTGTACATCGCCGGCGCATCGGGCAAGAAGCTGGACGTGACCTACCGCATGGCGTGGTACCGTGGCCTGAAAACCACTTACTACCTCCGTGCCCTGGCCGCGACCAGCACCGAGAAGTCGACCATCAACACCGGTAAGCTGAATGCTGTTTCCAGCGGCAACCACGGTGATGATTCGGTACTCGCAGCCCCTGCCGGCCCAGCGCCAGTGCCGAAGGCTTGCGCGATTGACGAGCCGGATTGCGAAGCCTGCCAATAAAACCCGCCACTCCCGAGGCCTGACCTCGGGATCGGCCCTCGATAAACCCTGCCAACGGTGGGGTTTATCGAGGATGGTTTTTACCTCGATGCCCTGATGACTCCCTGGGCCAGTTACCTGACCTTAGTCTTCGACAGCAACGTCGCGTCACCGTGGGTTGGGACTGCACCTTTAGTACCGTACAACTCCTCCTGACCGCTCATGACCGCAACCGCATGGCCGTCCCTGTCAATGGTCCCTACCTGACCACTCGCCAAATCTGCAGCCGACCCTTTGGAGATGTAATCCTCCAACCCCAAACGCTTCAGCCCGGCTTCGCTGTAATCACCATTGTTCAAGGATTGCAGCCCTTGTTCAAAGGTTGTCGCCCCGTCATTACCCTCCATTTGTGCGCGCTTGGCAGCCAAGGCATATTGGAACGTTGCGTTTTTTACCATCTCCTTGTCACTGCCGTTAAAGTTGGCAGCTTTTTTGGCTGTTTCCAACTCAGCATCAGTTAAATTGACCTCCTTGCCATCCATTTGAACAACCTTATAGCCCCCCTCGGTCTTTTCAACCGACTTGTTCAGTTTCTCAGGGTCATCGGTACCCGCAGCTTTGAACAATGCCTTAATGCCTGACACCGTCGCGCAGTTACCCTCCTGCCCCTGCACGAAGCCAGTGGTGATCTGTTCATCCGTTAACTTTGAATCCCTTTTGGTCGGTTTAGCCGGATCATAACTTTCCAAATTGGCCGAGGCACTATCGGACTTGAATGATGGCGATTGGTCTATTCCCGGGCTGGGAGCTGGGCCTGGGCGCGGAGCGGGGGCTGGACCGCCACCACTGCCACCACCACCACCACCACCACCACCACCACCACCACCACCACCACCGCCGCCGCCGCCGCCGCCTGAATAATCGCCGCTAGAAAAACCCAAAGACTCGAGTAACCGTTTTAACCAATCCCAGGGTCGCCCTTCAACATCACCACCTGCGCCAAACCCGGACCCTGCTGCGACACCGCCACCGCCATCGGAGCCAAAGCTAATTGAACCCTTACTTTCGTTACCAGCAAAGTTGATGCCTGAGTCGTGAGCATTGTTTGAACGATTAACTAC
The sequence above is a segment of the Pseudomonas sp. R76 genome. Coding sequences within it:
- a CDS encoding ribonucleoside-diphosphate reductase subunit alpha, encoding MQTDTTRENPQGSVPQAADSNLDLSATAPGQLRVIKRNGTVVPYTDDKITVAITKAFLAVEGGTAAASSRIHDTVARLTEQVTATFKRRMPSGGTIHIEEIQDQVELALMRAGEQKVARDYVIYRDSRAKERAVRSPAEEAAVQAHPSIRITLADGSFAPLDLGRLNTIITEACEGLEEVDGDLIQRETLKNLYDGVALTDVNTALVMTARTLVEREPNYSFVTARLLMDTLRAEGLGFLKVADSATHHEMADLYAKALPAYIAKGIEFELLNPVLATFDLEKLGKAINHERDQQFTYLGLQTLYDRYFIHKDGIRFELPQVFFMRVAMGLAIEEKHKEDRAIEFYNLLSSFDYMSSTPTLFNAGTLRPQLSSCYLTTVPDDLSGIYHAIHDNAMLSKFAGGLGNDWTPVRALGSYIKGTNGKSQGVVPFLKVVNDTAVAVNQGGKRKGAVCAYLETWHMDIEEFIELRKNTGDDRRRTHDMNTANWIPDLFMKRVFDDGPWTLFSPSEVPDLHDLTGKAFEERYEYYEALSQYPGKIKLFKTIQAKDLWRKMLSMLFETGHPWLTFKDPCNLRSPQQHVGVVHSSNLCTEITLNTNKDEIAVCNLGSINLPNHIVNGKLDTAKLERTVNTAVRMLDNVIDINYYSVPQAQNSNFKHRPVGLGIMGFQDALYLQHIPYGSDAAVEFADKSMEAVSYYAIQASCDLADERGAYETFQGSLWSKGILPLDSQQILIEQRGQKYIDVDLNESLDWAPVRARVQKGIRNSNIMAIAPTATIANITGVSQSIEPTYQNLYVKSNLSGEFTVINPYLVRDLKARGLWDSVMINDLKYYDGSVQQIERIPQELKELYATAFEVDTKWIVDAASRRQKWIDQAQSLNLYIAGASGKKLDVTYRMAWYRGLKTTYYLRALAATSTEKSTINTGKLNAVSSGNHGDDSVLAAPAGPAPVPKACAIDEPDCEACQ